Proteins from a genomic interval of Channa argus isolate prfri chromosome 11, Channa argus male v1.0, whole genome shotgun sequence:
- the hira gene encoding protein HIRA isoform X4, with product MKLLKPSWVSHNGKPIFSVDIHPDGTKFATGGQGEDSGKVMIWNMAPVLREEDEKNENIPKMLCQMDNHLACVNCVRWSNNGLYLASGGDDKLVMVWKRAAFIGPSTVFGSSSKLANVEQWRCVTILRNHTGDVMDVAWSPHDIWLASCSVDNTIVIWNARKFPEMVTCLRGHTGLVKGLTWDPVGKYIASQADDHSLKVWRTVDWQMEANITKPFSECGGTTHVLRLSWSPDGQYLVSAHAMNNSGPTAQIVERDGWKTNMDFVGHRKAVTVVKFNPKIFKKKQKNGSSPKPSCPYCCCAVGSKDRSLSVWLTSLKRPLVVIHDLFDKSIMDISWTLTGLGMLVCSMDGTVAYLDFSLDELGDPLSEEEKNSIHQNIYGKSLAITSTEAQLSTTIIENPEMLKYQQERQNSAQANSGPGSAGPESSAPKLNSVMNGESLEDIRKNLLKKQVETRTADGRRRITPLCIAQLDTGDFSPALFNSVPILPSGSSMSSQLTPQLSSDSSPGQPSSLGLRPNHDPMLTSPPPSSTSKGLEDNKDGVKSTLLLTSATKIEPMKALDSRFTERSKATPGVPAAIASTAGLTPLDRPKDTVSTMKEVKTKEETSSDSEDKMAAINKNLSFGKRKPDLLMDGGEVVEKRKKGRPRKDKMAAPIAQPFTQVTPPTEREPSRVAAPAAHVAVLRLATPSTQKSFSLQVSMEPSVFVEVENEVSVVAGSKLSQLRCSRDRRDWSTLLPSSVVTAAGSSEVLAVACEDRMLSVFSSCGRRLLPAIQLSTAVSALHCSAHFVMVLTAGATLSVWDVHKQKALVKNESLLTILSGADTTVSQSLLTQQGVPVIGLSNGKSYCFSSSLETWTLIADKGDSLVQCADFRSCLPTQDAPVSSGPLAVMQGRNLNAGRLASRLSSTPHNLQQSMTLAFLENQLASALTLQSAQEYRYWLLIYARFLVNEGSEYRLRELCKELLGPVHKSASTAWEPTTLGLHKRELLREVLPVIGENLLFQRLFTEYQDQLELLRNK from the exons cCTGTGTTAACTGTGTGCGCTGGTCCAACAATGGGCTGTACCTGGCATCAGGAGGAGATGACAAGCTGGTTATGGTGTGGAAGAGAGCTGc TTTTATCGGTCCGAGCACAGTGTTCGGGTCGAGCAGTAAGCTGGCCAACGTTGAGCAGTGGAGGTGTGTCACCATTCTGAGAAACCACACTGGAG ATGTGATGGACGTGGCTTGGTCCCCTCATGACATATGGTTGGCGTCCTGCAGCGTTGACAACACCATTGTTATCTGGAATGCTCGTAAATTTCCAG AGATGGTGACATGTCTGCGAGGACACACTGGGCTGGTTAAAGGTCTGACGTGGGATCCAGTGGGGAAATACATTGCATCCCAGGCTGACGACCACAGCCTCAAAGTGTGGAGGACTGTGGACTGGCAAATGGAGGCCAACATCACCAAACCCTTCAGTGAG TGTGGTGGGACGACCCACGTCCTACGTCTGTCCTGGTCTCCCGATGGCCAGTATCTGGTGTCGGCTCACGCTATGAACAACTCGGGGCCCACTGCTCAGATTGTGGAGAGGGACGGGTGGAAGACTAATATGGATTTTGTGGGTCACCGCAAAGCTGTCACTGTTGTG AAATTCAACCCAAAAATCTtcaagaagaagcagaagaacgGCAGCTCTCCCAAGCCCAGTTGTCCGTACTGCTGCTGCGCTGTGGGCAGCAAAGACagatctctctctgtctgg CTGACTTCACTAAAGCGCCCCCTGGTGGTCATCCATGATCTTTTTGATAAATCAATAATGGACATTTCCTG gactCTGACAGGGCTGGGGATGTTGGTGTGCTCGATGGACGGCACTGTGGCCTACCTGGACTTTTCCCTGGATGAACTGGGAGACCCACTgagtgaggaggagaag AACAGTATCCACCAGAACATTTATGGTAAAAGTCTGGCTATAACCAGCACAGAGGCTCAGCTCTCCACCACCATCATTGAGAACCCAGAGATGCTCAAATACCAACAGGAGCGACAGAACTCAGCCCAGGCCAATTCAGGACCAGGCAGCGCTGGGCCTGAATCCTCAGCCCCCAAACTCAACAGTGTGATGAATGGAGAGTCTCTGGAGGACATCAGGAAG aACCTTCTGAAGAAACAGGTGGAGACAAGAACTGCGGATGGCAGAAGACGCATCACGCCGCTGTGTATCGCTCAGTTGGACACGGG GGATTTCTCCCCTGCTCTGTTCAACAGTGTTCCCATCCTGCCCTCCGGCTCCTCTATGTCCAGCCAGCTCACCCCCCAGCTCAGCTCCGACTCCAGCCCAGGACAGCCCTCTTCTCTGGGGCTTAGGCCCAATCACGACCCCATGCTCACCTCTCCTCCACCCAGTAGCACCTCGAAAGGCCTAGAGGACAACAAGGACGG AGTGAAGTCCACTCTGCTGCTCACTTCTGCCACCAAGATCGAGCCCATGAAAGCTTTGGACTCTAGGTTCACAGAGAGATCCAAGGCTACACCAGGGGTCCCGGCCGCCATCGCCTCCACTGCTGGACTCACACCGTTAGACAG GCCGAAAGACACCGTCTCCACCATGAAAGAGGTAAAAACCAAAGAAGAGACCAGCAGCGACAGTGAGGACAAGATGGCCGCCATCAACAAGAACTTGTCATTCGGCAAGAGGAAACCTGACCTGCTAATGGATGGAGGAGAGGTCgtggagaagaggaagaagggaCGACCGAGGAAAGACAAGATGGCCGCACCCATTGCCCAGCCATTTACTCAG GTCACTCCTCCCACAGAGCGCGAGCCCAGCAGGGTGGCAGCTCCTGCAGCTCATGTCGCTGTCCTTAGACTAGCTACACCAAGTACACAGAAGTCCTTCAGTCTACAG gtcAGCATGGAGCCGTCGGTGTTCGTGGAGGTGGAGAACGAGGTGTCCGTTGTTGCGGGTTCAAAGCTCAGTCAGCTGCGATGCTCAAGAGACAGACGAGACTGGAGCACGCTCCTGCCCAGCTCGGTGGTCACCGCTGCAGGGAGCAG TGAAGTCCTTGCTGTCGCCTGTGAGGACAGGATGTTGTCAGTATTCTCTTCCTGTGGGCGGCGGCTCCTTCCGGCCATTCAGCTGAGCACAGCGGTATCTGCTCTGCACTGCTCAGCCCACTTTGTCATGGTTCTGACTGCTGGAGCAACATTGTCCGTCTG GGATGTTCACAAACAGAAGGCTCTGGTGAAGAATGAGTCTCTGCTGACCATTTTATCTG GTGCTGACACCACAGTTTCTCAGTCTCTGCTGACTCAGCAGGGGGTCCCTGTCATTGGACTGTCCAATGGGAAGTCCTACTGCTTCAGTTCCTCCCTGGAGACTTG GACTCTGATAGCAGATAAAGGTGACTCTCTGGTCCAATGTGCTGACTTCAGGAGCTGCCTTCCTACCCAGGATGCACCTGTGTCCTCAGGCCCACTGGCTGTCATGCAAGGACGCAACCTCAA TGCTGGTCGCTTGGCATCCCGCCTCTCCTCCACCCCCCACAACCTGCAGCAGAGCATGACGTTGGCCTTCCTGGAGAATCAGCTGGCGTCTGCTCTCACTCTGCAGTCAGCGCAGGAGTATCGCTACTGGCTGCTCATCTACGCCCGTTTCCTCGTTAACGAAG GCTCGGAGTATCGACTCAGAGAGCTGTGTAAGGAGCTGCTGGGCCCCGTCCACAAATCAGCATCTACAGCCTGGGAGCCCACCACTCTG GGTCTCCATAAACGGGAGCTACTGCGGGAGGTTTTACCCGTCATCGGTGAAAACCTGCTATTCCAGAGACTGTTCACAGAATACCAGGACCAGCTGGAGTTGTTGCGCAACAAATAG